GAGGCGGGCTCGACATGAATGCCATCCAGGCCCTCGCTGCCCGTCACGACCCGACGGCCGCCGATCTCGATCTCGAATACGTCCTCGAGTGCCCGCACCGCGGCCACCCGCACGCGCGCGCCCGGCACCAGCCCGACTTCCTTCCAGCGCGACATGCGCTTCACGTCGCGGTCGCGGATCTCGCGAACCGTCGCGCGCTCGCCGGCACCGAGTGAAGCGAGGGCGCGCAGCGGGCGTTCCGGCATGCGGCCCTTGGCGTCGGGAATCGGATGCCCGTGCGGATCCTCGACCGGGTGCCCGACCAGTCGATCCATCGCCTCGAGCACGCGGTCGCTGATGTGGTGCTCGAGCACCTCGGCGTCATCGTGTACTTCCGCCCAGTCGAGTCCCAGCACCTGAACGAGGAACACCTCGATGATGCGGTGACGCCGCACGATCGCGACCGCCTGACGCCGCCCCTCGGCGGTGAGCCGGG
This window of the Candidatus Eisenbacteria bacterium genome carries:
- a CDS encoding metal-dependent transcriptional regulator produces the protein MTRSRQDYLKALFALAADRSSVSTSRLAEQLHVSAPSVTNMLARLDVERLVVHTPREGARLTAEGRRQAVAIVRRHRIIEVFLVQVLGLDWAEVHDDAEVLEHHISDRVLEAMDRLVGHPVEDPHGHPIPDAKGRMPERPLRALASLGAGERATVREIRDRDVKRMSRWKEVGLVPGARVRVAAVRALEDVFEIEIGGRRVVTGSEGLDGIHVEPAS